A region from the Misgurnus anguillicaudatus chromosome 7, ASM2758022v2, whole genome shotgun sequence genome encodes:
- the sash1b gene encoding SAM and SH3 domain-containing protein 1 isoform X5, whose amino-acid sequence MEELRKRRVSQEAEAGKSESTASLQLRLEIQESLGLSSAVSTPEVERRPTMQKSSSEDGSGKWDSKKKNKSFWQSFRKTQKESIRVPPKGEDLGFVASEITMSDEERIQLMMMVKEKMITVEEALARLKEYETQNKQSNSTDVIEWSDTQSFSMTESSYCHQSRDQSEDEQDESVTFRRLHKIVNSTRRVRKKLIRIEETRKHGVKDPVTPEASPSGEEGLCLYSGVQKHRTVSQGDGLSSMLQDQLSLDSLTTSPSSSSLDTCSSHKLFKSFSKSSSSAGLEAASGPGGAASGPDAGSVSSFSEVDGEVEPRMSRSVTDGEMRRALSSSNYHGRTCSFGGFDLTNRPVYMSNNSCDFSNDHRDISMRDTSRSPTPSRISLGKKVKSVKETMRKRISKKYSSPSDQSSPSRASSSPQCSHTNTDSMEKPKLKAGGSVESLRSSLSGQSSMSGQTVSTTDSSTSNRESVKSEDGEEDELPYRGPFCGRALVHTDFTPSPYDTDSLKLKRGDMIDIISKPPMGTWMGLLNNKVGTFKFIYVEVLNDEEEKPKRSVKKRRKSRPAKPTSVEELLERINLKEHMPTFLFNGYEDLDTFKLLEEEDLDELNITDPQHRAVLMTAVELLQECDSNSDPECDGSSGDSQEKLLSESHVPSVDSPRDSGCYESNENLENGKGKKTSHLSRSSSGFESSHLPSPEYPTPPLCHSSRSTAITRPAAQSLLHPQQKEVTERSHRLLDARPRSRSCDSIDRRSSQPERWRCCFSVEELNLQQSPESKQPYNSEDLRPTSHLVLDNMEESPNRGSFQENPVTPVDSKELEYEVQSSSTSETLKSMDVVYDEVPVDVAHDFPQRMKPPVPPKPFRSPLLSRETFIDSTSTSKPEMSTFRLDVSQTKSLKLAKKVQDEKLASMETLVEEKLSTEGIDLTQEPYSDKFGRYGVPFFLIQRYSEDFDKPLGDIAILIDRTRVQQLLKQHRIAIPLRSLSEICVIP is encoded by the exons ATGGAGGAGTTACGCAAGCGGAGAGTTTCTCAGGAAGCAGAGGCG GGAAAGTCTGAATCAACAGCATCCCTTCAGCTGCGTCTGGAGATCCAG GAATCACTTGGACTTTCTAGTGCAGTGTCCACCCCTGAGGTAGAGAGAAG GCCAACAATGCAGAAGTCCAGTTCTGAAGATGGATCAG GAAAGTGGGAcagcaaaaagaaaaacaaatcgTTCTGGCAAAGTTTCCGCAAGACGCAGAAAGAAAGCATCCGAGTGCCACCGAAAG GGGAGGACCTGGGTTTTGTGGCCAGTGAGATCACGATGAGCGATGAAGAGCGAATTCAACTGATGATGATGGTGAAGGAGAAGATGATCACAGTGGAGGAAGCTCTGGCTCGG CTGAAGGAATATGAAACACAGAACAAGCAGTCCAATAGCACAGATGTGATCGAATGGAGCGACACACAAAGTTTCTCCATGACCGAATCCTCCTACTGCCAT cAGTCCAGAGATCAGTCTGAAGATGAACAGGACGAGTCTGTCACTTTCCGTCGGCTTCATAAAATCGTCAATTCAACCCGACGTGTGAGAAAAAAGCTTATTAGGATAGAAGAGACCAGAAAACATGGAGTAAAGG ATCCAGTCACTCCTGAAGCGTCCCCGTCAGGTGAGGAGGGTCTGTGTCTCTACTCTGGAGTGCAGAAACATCGTACCGTGTCTCAGGGTGATGGCTTGAGCTCCATGCTTCAGGATCAGCTCTCTCTGGACAGCCTGACCACATCTCCTTCCTCTAGTAGTTTAGACACCTGCAGCAGTCACAAGCTCTTCAAATCCTTCAGCAAGTCCAGCAGCAGTGCGGGTCTTGAAGCAGCATCAGGACCGGGCGGAGCGGCTTCAGGACCGGATGCTGGAAGCGTATCCTCATTCTCCGAGGTAGACGGGGAGGTCGAGCCCAGGATGTCTCGCTCTGTGACGGATGGGGAGATGAGACGAGCGCTAAGCTCCTCAAACTATCATGGA AGGACCTGTAGCTTTGGAGGATTTGATCTTACAAATCGACCCGTGTACATGAGCAACAACAGCTGTGACTTTTCA AATGACCACAGAGACATTAGCATGAGAGACACATCCCGATCTCCCACACCATCCCGGATCTCTCTGGGAAAGAAAGTGAAGTCTGTTAAAGAGACCATGAGGAAACGCATATCCAAGAAATACTCGTCTCCATCTGATCAG TCGAGCCCCAGCAGAGCTTCCAGTAGCCCCCAGTGTTCCCATACGAACACAGACTCGATGGAGAAACCCAAACTCAAAGCTGGAGGATCAGTGGAGAGTCTGAGGAGCTCATTGAGTGGACAGAGCTCTATGa GTGGACAGACAGTGAGCACCACAGATTCTTCTACCAGTAACAGAGAGAGTGTCAAATCAGAGGACGGTGAGGAAGACGAATTGCCGTACAGAGGACCGTTCTGCGGTCGAGCTCTCGTACACACAGACTTCACACCCAGCCCGTACGACACAGACTCCCTCAAACTCAAG AGAGGAGATATGATCGACATCATCAGCAAGCCGCCCATGGGCACATGGATGGGGCTCCTAAATAATAAAGTGGGAACCTTTAAGTTCATCTACGTAGAAGTGCTGAACGATGAAGAAGAGAAACCCAAACGCAGTGTGAAGAAGAGGAGAAAAAGCAGACCTGCCAAACCCACATCTGTAGAGGAACTCCTGGAGCGCATTAACCTAAAA GAGCACATGCCCACGTTCCTGTTCAATGGCTATGAGGATCTGGACACATTTAAACTTCTGGAGGAAGAAGATCTGGATGAACTGAACATCACAGACCCGCAGCACAGAGCGGTTTTGATGACCGCTGTTGAGCTTCTGCAGGAGTGTGATA GTAACAGTGACCCCGAGTGTGATGGATCATCCGGTGATTCTCAGGAGAAGCttctgtcagagagtcacgtccCATCGGTCGACTCGCCTCGAGACTCAGGGTGTTACGAAAGCAATGAGAACTTGGAGAACG GCAAAGGCAAAAAGACGTCTCATTTAAGCAGGTCCTCATCTGGCTTTGAATCCAGTCACCTTCCCTCCCCTGAGTATCCCACCCCACCCCTCTGCCATTCCAGCAGATCCACGGCAATAACCAGACCGGCTGCGCAGTCGCTCCTGCATCCGCAGCAAAAAGAAGTGACAGAAAGAAGTCACCGTTTACTTGATGCAAGACCCCGTAGTCGCAGTTGCGATTCCATAGATAGGCGGTCTAGTCAACCGGAGCGTTGGAGATGTTGCTTCTCCGTAGAGGAACTTAATTTGCAACAAAGTCCTGAAAGTAAGCAGCCGTACAACTCCGAGGATCTCAGGCCCACCTCACATTTGGTGTTAGACAATATGGAGGAGAGTCCGAATCGAGGGAGTTTTCAAGAGAACCCCGTAACACCTGTAGACTCCAAAGAGCTCGAGTATGAAGTTCAGTCATCATCCACCTCTGAAACACTGAAGTCAATGGATGTGGTGTATGATGAGGTGCCTGTAGATGTTGCACACGATTTTCCACAACGCATGAAACCACCTGTTCCTCCAAAACCATTCCGGTCACCATTATTAAGCAGGGAGACTTTCATCGACTCTACAAGCACATCTAAGCCAGAGATGTCAACCTTCAGACTTGATGTTTCACAGACAAAGTCACTCAAGCTTGCAAAGAAAGTTCAGGATGAGAAACTGGCCAGCATGGAAACTTTGGTAGAGGAGAAGTTGTCCACAGAAGGCATTGATCTCACGCAAGAACCGTATTCTGATAAG